The sequence ACCCATTTTATCAAAAAGTTTTTCCATTGCCAACTTTCCACCCAGTACTCCAATTGATCCTGTAACCGTATATGGTGTGGCAATAATTGTATCAGCCTGGCAGGCAATATAATAGCCACCCGAACCAGCTACACTGGACATTGAAACTATAAAAGGTTTTCTCTTTTCACCAGTTGTCGTGAGGTAGATTTCTCTCCATATTATATCTGACGCTAGTGCTGAGCCTCCAGGTGAATCTATACGAAAGACAATTGCTTTCACAGTTTTATCTTTTCTAGCACTTTTTATTGCTTTTGCAATGGTTACAGAACCCATCATTTTCCCATCAAAGTCCTCTCTTGATTTACCCTGGCTTATAGAACCAACTGCATAAATAAGGGCGATTTTATCTCTTTGTTCTGGATAAACCCAATCCTCGTTAAAAATCTTTTTTCCTCGATATTTTTTAATCTCAACAATCTTGGGTTTTGCTCTCTTACCAATTATTTTCTTTGCAACTTCAATCACTTGATCTTCATATAGACAATCAGTAACTAATCCAACTACTTTTGCATCCCGAGCCATATAGGGACCATTGTCTATTAAGTTTTTCAACTCCTCTTTTGTAAAGTTCCGTGAAATGCTTACTTCCTCAAGATAGGTATTGAAGTAATCATCAAGTAAAGCCTCCACCATTTCTCTATACCAGATAGACATTGTATCACTTGTCAACATATCTGCTGCCGTTTTATATCGACCAATTTTTTCAAATTCTGCTTCTATACCAATTTTGGTGAGTAAATCTTTTATGAATATCGACGTGGTTGACATACCAACAAGCCATAATGTACCAGCAGGATTAATATATATAGAATCACAAATACTGGACAGGTAATAGCTACTATTATTAAATGACTCACCGTAATAAATAACTGTTTTCCCGCTTTTCTTTAACCTACTTATAGCTCTTCTTAACTCATACAATTTTGAATAACCGTATCCTGTTCTGTCACCTTTAAAAACGACAATTTCTATATCTTTATCTTTTGCCAGCTCATCAATAAAATCAATCAGCTGCTTTAAAGTCGGCTTTTTTTTGAAAAATAACCTTGAAGGTTCTTCATCTATTTCAGGAGGCAATTCGAATATTACTATTTTCTTTTTTCCCCCCTTAAAAATGGTTCTGTATTCAGCATTTGTAAAGTGGATATAATCACCCATAATCTCCGATCCACCAATATTTGTAACAATACCACCACCAAAGTTCAGTAAGTTCAAATTCAACCCACATATAATATCTTCATCTTTATGTCGATATTCTCCGAATAAACTTATACCATTTACTGGTTTTATTTCAGCGTAAATCTTATAACTAAAATCAGATCCCTCAAAATCACCTTCTATATCTCCTGCTATTGTAAGCCAGTTTCCCAGTGGTCTTACACCAACACCTGTTGCAAAATTCATCGATTCGTAGTTTGCTTCAGTAACATTTCTTAAAACGCCACCAATTGACAAAAATTCAAAAGGTCTTTGTAAAAAGCCGATATTTATCTCTGAGTTCAATTTTACACCAGAATAATATTTATAATTGAATCCCAGATTAAGTCCTTTTCCAACCGAGAATCCTATACCAAAATTATAAATATTATATTTAAATCCATAGCTTTCCATATGCTCCAAACCAAAGGCAGAATTAGCCGACATCAGTGAAAAACAAAATTTATTTCTTATATTTCCATTATGTGTTAAAAATCCAAAAAATTGAATTTCCTTTCTTATCCCGAGAGCAGACGGATTCGTAAAAATCGACAAAGCATTATCTGTTACAGCTACGGACGAAGGATATGATGTAATATCTGCTAAAAACACCTGGGGTATAATTAAAATAAAAAATAAAGCTATTCTAGTAAATCCAAGATATCTCATAATATTTCCCTTTCCTTTTAATTTCATCAGGTTTATTAATAATACAGATAAATATAAAATCCATGTCACAATTTTACAATGTATATGATGATTGATATTCTAATTCTATGCAATAATAGTTTCAATTTTTCAAAGACAAATTTCTAATGATTTTTATATCAAATTTTCTCCATCTACTATTTAAATGGGTTGCTGATTACACAGTTACCTTTTTCTGTTAGGATGGCAATTTGAATGGGCTGTGTTTATTCATATAATCCACTATAGTAGAATAGTGTTGCTACTCGTTTTCACATTCCTTCCAAAAACTATCATCTTATAAAAAAATTGATTTTCATGCCTATTTCCAGGGAATTCTAAAATAAATCTACCTTATTCAAAATTTTTTAATTTAATCTAAGTAGCTCATTTGACTATTACAATATCCTTATAATGTCCTTCATAAAGAGTGTAAAACAGTAAGCATATACATAAGGTTAATAAACTATAAAAAATTTATTTTAATTTAACAGCTTCAATTAAAAAGAGCCTATATGTATCAATTAGATTTAAAATCTGGAAATTCTGTGCACTAAGTTCCTCTCTTAAAATCTCTTTATCAGGCAATAAATCATCCTCCACCGGCGCACCTATTTCCATATGAATTTTATTTGTCTGTTCTCTTCCCTCAGGATGTATGATAAATAATCTACCTCTTCCCTTTAATACCCTATAATATTCAGAAAAAGCCTGCCGCCTGTTTTTAATATGTGGCACAACACAGTAGTTAACTACTACATCAATAGATTTGCTTTTAAACGGTAAAGACTCTGCAAAGGAATTTATAACGTTAGAGCCGCTGTTTTTGATTTTTGATATTTTTAACATTTCCTTTGATATATCTATACCTACAATATTTTCAGCATATTTTCTCAATATTTTAAATAGAAATCCATTGCCACATCCAACATCGAGAACCCAATATACTCTTTTTAGATTCAATAAATTGAAAATCTCAATAGCTCTTTTAAATCCATCCCTTTGATTTCTAAAACTAACTGCTATATTATCAAAATAATCAA comes from Candidatus Neomarinimicrobiota bacterium and encodes:
- a CDS encoding class I SAM-dependent methyltransferase, which encodes MYYKELIDYFDNIAVSFRNQRDGFKRAIEIFNLLNLKRVYWVLDVGCGNGFLFKILRKYAENIVGIDISKEMLKISKIKNSGSNVINSFAESLPFKSKSIDVVVNYCVVPHIKNRRQAFSEYYRVLKGRGRLFIIHPEGREQTNKIHMEIGAPVEDDLLPDKEILREELSAQNFQILNLIDTYRLFLIEAVKLK
- the sppA gene encoding signal peptide peptidase SppA, translating into MRYLGFTRIALFFILIIPQVFLADITSYPSSVAVTDNALSIFTNPSALGIRKEIQFFGFLTHNGNIRNKFCFSLMSANSAFGLEHMESYGFKYNIYNFGIGFSVGKGLNLGFNYKYYSGVKLNSEINIGFLQRPFEFLSIGGVLRNVTEANYESMNFATGVGVRPLGNWLTIAGDIEGDFEGSDFSYKIYAEIKPVNGISLFGEYRHKDEDIICGLNLNLLNFGGGIVTNIGGSEIMGDYIHFTNAEYRTIFKGGKKKIVIFELPPEIDEEPSRLFFKKKPTLKQLIDFIDELAKDKDIEIVVFKGDRTGYGYSKLYELRRAISRLKKSGKTVIYYGESFNNSSYYLSSICDSIYINPAGTLWLVGMSTTSIFIKDLLTKIGIEAEFEKIGRYKTAADMLTSDTMSIWYREMVEALLDDYFNTYLEEVSISRNFTKEELKNLIDNGPYMARDAKVVGLVTDCLYEDQVIEVAKKIIGKRAKPKIVEIKKYRGKKIFNEDWVYPEQRDKIALIYAVGSISQGKSREDFDGKMMGSVTIAKAIKSARKDKTVKAIVFRIDSPGGSALASDIIWREIYLTTTGEKRKPFIVSMSSVAGSGGYYIACQADTIIATPYTVTGSIGVLGGKLAMEKLFDKMGVNSVTIKRGKYSDYLSIFRKLTEDEREKLKDIISDYYEIFTKRVAEGRNIMQDSVKAIGEGRIWSGLVGRNIGIVDVIGDLKTAIEIAKEKGGLKGEETVIKVLPKHRPSLLNVNIGDMFVKNNKLTDNPFVKKMKHYEYLFNLWLNNDENIFMIMPYIIEIE